Within Pempheris klunzingeri isolate RE-2024b chromosome 24, fPemKlu1.hap1, whole genome shotgun sequence, the genomic segment tgcacacatgtcCGAGGCGTCCGAGTCAATCTGCCGTGAGCATAATCCTGCCTcagttctttcttttgttttcatcaaaatcaaacataaaaagATCAGTATATCCAAACGTGTGTGTAATATATAGattcatatataatatataaaaattccaaaaaagtaaaaactgcaaacccaaaatgaaaacatttgagagCAACGAAACAGGGtgagggattaaaaaaaacacgtttGGAGTCCTACACAGAGGTTTCGGACTGTAGCCGCAGGACAAACTTGTGTGACTTGGGGTCGATGTATTCTTCCGTCATCTGAATGTAAGGGATCTTCTTTGACGTCACCACCAGGCTGAAGTCCACACACTTGAGCAGGAAGACGGTGCCGTCTTTCAGGCCGCTGGTGACCGACGCCTCGCTGATCAGCGTCCACTGACGGGCCAGCCAGTGGTCCCGGCTGTACTGCAGGGTGGGACCCGGGGTCAGGTAGCTCTCCAGGAACGCCTGGGTGGGAGGAGAATGTACAAACATATCTTCAAGTAAGAAAAGAGTCAGCTCATgcaatgaatgtaaatgtgacCGTTGGTTTCAGGTCAGAGGTCTCACCTTGGGTGTCATGTTGTTGGTGATGCAGAAGGCCAGGTGCTGCTGGATGCTCTCCATGCTGTGGCAGTGCTGCTGCTTGGTGGTCCTCAGGTACTTCTGCAGGGCGCGAGCCATGGATGGGAAGATGGCTTGCGCTGCCTCTCGCGGGTCCATCACGTCCCCCGGGgccttcttctgctcctcctcctgcatgcGCTTGATGTGTGTGAATGCCTCCTCTACCGCCACCACCAGgctgtgaggacacacacagcaaacagagcTGGGGTTAGTGTCTGATGAGCCAGGTTTCCCTTCACCGTCCTGATACTTTTAGAGAGATATTCTTGTAGTTGATAGGCAGTGCTAAGGATTCACTGTAGCTGTAGCCCAAACAAGAAATTACCAGATGTTTGACATACAAAATCCTGTCTGTTGTCTCTCCCGCTGCTCCTCACTGAAAAAACAGCCCAACGAGCATCAGAGATTCACTCCAAGCTGGTATGAGAGGGCAACATTTAGGAAATATTTCTAGTGGTCTCTGTGTGGCGTTTGTTGAGATGTCAGTGACTTCAGTAATTATGGGTCACCAGTGGTCATTTTTGGAGTCCTTGAAAAGTTCCTCCATAGACACGTGAAACAAGTCCAGAGTTACTGTGTGAGTTACCGGGCTCTGCGCTTGCGAACACGCCTCTCGTGCTCAGCCTCCTCGTAGTACAGCTCGTTGTGGCTCGTGTCCCTGCGGCGGGCAGCGGCTGCGATCATGGCTCTGGACTGCGAGTGGGccagtcctgctgctgcattgTTCCCCGGACCTGTTGTGACAAATAGATAAGACGTGAATAGTTActgattgtgtgtctgtgtgtgtctagtcACAGCGTTAGAGACAAAGgtaaaagaacaaagaaatcTTAGGTGATGACATAAAGTGCAATGTGGGGTGGTTTACAAATGGTCCATTTCCTTTCATTCACTGGCAGTGTTAAAACCCTGGGAGCTGATGTGACTAGCCACACAAAGTCATAATTCTAATTGTTCTGAGCACTGTGATCACTGGAAAATCTAAAAACACTCTGCACTCTCACACATGGCTATTGATATTCAAACATTCCCTTTTCTTTGTACCTTTAGAGGCATGGGGCGCCCAATTAAAGAGTGTCTTGGGCAACTtcaaaagtttacatttttggGATTAGGATGGGAGGCTGCTGATGAACCCCGCCTGATGTTAATGCAGGTTAAAAGAAGGCAGAGCTGGTGAATTATTAATGTGGGGTAGGGAACGAGCATGAACAGAATAATTCATGAACGGAGAGGAGGGAGTTTTCATCACCCCCTGCTCTTGGTATTACTGCACTTAGACAGGATTTATGGGTGAGAAATGCTGTGCTGAAAGCCAGGTGTTGGATGTCAGCAGCAGGTAAGAATTTTGGATGAACGTTTTTTGAACCACTCCGATATGGAAGATTGAAAAtgcttaaataataaaaaaaaaaatcttattgaAAATGCTCAATATCAGAAACACATTGATATTTGCTTGCTGAGGTGATCTATTGAACcgattccaaaactttttgtacctactgatgaacccaaaatatgtaaacatttgatcaaggtttaaaaatacaagacaaaaaaacatttatttgcgacagaaaacacacaaagtaatGTGTGTTGTATTTCACTTTTATTCAGGCATTTGAAATCTTCCATACTTTGGAGGATCTCTGTGCAGCACCTTTTATCCGCTGACATTCATCTCCAGTTCCTAATATCTAGAGCCCAGAAAACAATGTGAAGACTAAATAGCTTGTCAGGCATCACAAAATCACCTGAACCCATTTGGACGCAGTGTAATTGAGTGTTACAGCTGCTTTGCGCTCAGGGCTTCACCACTCTTTAATCAAGCAAAGATTATTGTCTGTCGACTTATTTATAACAATGCCGGCGCGGCtgcagaaagaaaggaggagtgGGAAGTAAAAGCTCCTgaaaagagagactgagagagacggagagaaggagaggtccctgagcagctgctgcacgATGAAAATAGAGGAGGATGAGACACGACAAGAGAAATGACAAGACCCGCGGCGTAATAGCTATTGATTTATCAGCCATCTCCATGTCTGTCTCCCACTAACATTtgagagaagacagaagaaaagaggcaAACAAATGGCAGCAGGTAAAAGAAAAACGAAGAGGGAGTCACATTGGTGCACTTAAGTGAAGCTGGAGTACACTTAAGGAAGAGCAATAATTTAATAGAGGGTTTGTGTTACATTCTGCCAGCTGTTGTAAGACTGAACTTTTACATCAACCTGTGGCATGCAAAGAGTGAAGAGGAGACGTGGGTCCACAGtgctggtgagtgtgtgtgtgtgtgtgtgtgttccactcAGTTTAAAGGAGGCTTTTGTTTAGGTTCAAGCACATCTAACAGGATAGAGATAGCTTTAACAAAGTGAACAGCAGCAGTCTGTGAGCAGGCTTTAGTTCATAGCAGTGTTGCTTTAACTTACTGTCCAAAAGGTAGGCTTTCAGTTTAGCTCTAAAGACATCTTAAAGGGTTAGCGTCAGTGTAAAGAGACacacaaggagaggagacagtCAACATTGAAGCTGAGCAATTCCCACCCGCTCAGAAGGTACCAGAGGGTGCACTGAGGCACATATCAAATAACCACACatgtatgtttgcatgctgtAGCCTATTAACTACAAATCACCCACGCTTTCAATCACTCTCGCCAATTTTCCGACTGGGAAATGTTTGCAGATCGATTTCCTTCCTTTCAGGCAGCCATTAGTCTCGGCGCATTCCGGTAAAGTGTCAAAATCAACTTGCAGAGACTTGAAATGTGctttagatggatggatagatttCACAGGAAGAAACTCAGAAAAGTTATTTGATCGTGGATTATTGCTGTATGATTGATTCAGTTGCTCTGAAAGCAAACatatacaaaacctttaagtTGCTCCAAATGCCCAGAATTCTCTGGCTCCAGCTTAGTCGGCTTTCTGACTTTTGTAAGATAATGGACTGATATCATATCATAATCAGTAAATGGAAACAACTGGCTGGAGGTATGAAAGGGAGAAACGAATAGAAAAACCTCCATCATATCATTTAGAAACTGGTCACCTGTGATGTAAACTGTTTAAAATAGCTAGAACAATTTGGaggctaaaacatgcaaacccACCAATATGTTTTAAAAGCATATAAAATAAGCTCTTTTAAACGTCTCCAGCtaaaacaattagtcaattaaatGATTAGCTCAGCAATtatttgcaaaataaaaacatttgccAAATAACACTATGAACACTAGATAAGAATATTTTGTGTtacaatgaaaaatattataGAATAACTCCAGCATACATTTTGTCCAGGAAGACCAGACAGAAACCAAAgcactgacagagacacagcacaAAGTTCAAAAATCATCCCACTCACCCTCAGCGGGGGCCGCTGGGAACTCACCATCCACGTTGTAGACCTTGAGGCCGGCCAGGTGCTTGGCCGCGCGGGACTTGGAGGCGGAAAGCAACGCCGGGTTGTGGACCGGGAAGTCACAGTAGTAGTGCTCTAAGATGGCCAGAGCTGCCCGCTGAATGCTGGAGAGGAGAAggtggaaaaatgaaaagctgagCTTTAGCCCAGGGAAGCATTTCAGTTAAAAACCAGGTAGCTCAGTGCGAGGGGTTGAGCTTTAAAGATTAGCCACAGGACCCTTTTCTTCCCTTGTAATACCAAATACTTGGAAATCCCTGCAGTAATTCTACCACCATTCTGTCTGAATACACAAGGAGAGCAAAGGAGATAGGAGAGGCCCTTTTGGCTTCCTTTGAAAACTTGCTGAGAAACTGCTTACTGAGAAAATCCTTCTCGTATTTCTTGAGGATAGGAAGAGTCATTTACTGAATGGTGGTAAAGAGGTGTGTGTTACAGAATAAAAAACAGGACTGTCACAATTAactaaatgaaagaaaagacaaactacCACTATAGAAAGAGAGTCGAGGGCAGAAGGTGACGCTGAAGTCGCCACCTGAAGAGATTTAACAGTAATACTTAAATATATGCTTGAGTGGGAAACTCCCTTAATGACAGCAGAGTCATCCAAaacacaggaagaagaaaacgtCAGGACACTGCTCACACGGCCAGAGGACAACatgaaatgaacacaaacaaatacatgtaaCATGACTCAACACATGGataacaggaagaggaggatggaggaaatgacacagtgaaacaaaaGGTTTCTAAGGGTGCATTAACACTGAGAGCAATGTGATCAACGATTCACTGGAACTTCAATAATTTCATTCAGAGTTCCTGACTGTAAACAGCAAATCAGATTTCTGCATTTCCTTGTTGCCActttaatgtgattttgtttCATGAACAGCAGCTCTTCCTCTTCAGACCCATTTCTAGGATGTTAACTATTTCCCAAACCAACAAGGACTAACAGCCGAGTAGACGCATCATGAGATAGTATTTAATTTGAGAAAACATATGTAGGTGTCCACACTGCATGAACAACCTCACATGTctgaatgtaaaaacatctgATATGAGACTCTTTGAGCTGCAGTGCGATGGTTGCCATAGTTGCCGTATACGTCCTGaaagcagacacagaggaagtgatGTTTGGGATGACAGCAGAAGGGCGCTGAGTGCTGGCTGTCAGAGACTCCTGTGTGCTtcccagcagcagtcagagcccAGATCCTGATCCTCTACACGGTGGATCAGAGAGCATGCCAGGTCTTGTCCTTCATAACACCGCACCATTAAACCACTTGtacacaaaaacagtgttttcacatgttgtatGCCATAAATcatcagctcttttttttatatacactgcCTCTGTTTTTTACTGGAAATGAGCTTCATCAGAGATTAAAGACAGATGACGTTCTTCTGGAAGAAGATTTAACACATTCTTCCTCtaacaaatgaaaagttaaatTCATAAGCAATAAGACTCATCCTTTACCACTTGTGGCCACAGTTAAGCAAAAAGTTAGCGAGCTGTGCTTTGAACTGGTCTACAGATCACAGAATTTTAAAATAGCACTTATGTAAGTAGCTACAATATGAGCAAAATCTTTAATTCATGAATTTTTTTGCATTTCCACTGGCAGAAGACTGTGACTGAAACATGATTATGTCCCTAAGAACTGGTTAAAAGGGAAACTTTTTCAGtggatgtccaatcagtgttgtTGGTAAATGTACCTCAGTGTGTGCTTTAGTGACTGAGAAAAGTGAGTTCTCCTGCATGGTGCAAAATCTGTTGTACTTCCTGGAAATCAATCAATATAGCACGCACTGAGGTATTATTTGCTTCAATGGACTAaatttaccatcaacactgattaGGCATCCACATAAAAAGTGACAACGTTTCCCTTTAACAGAATGATACTTAATCTATTCTAATCTCTAATCCTTCCCTCAGtttatcaagtttttttttttttgcttttaattcattgttttagttttacagcccagaattttactgttttgcttcactctcacagctccCGTCGGTGTCATTTCAAgatgcagcagaagcagctgttttcaatcAATAAAAGCTTTCATAAACCCACTGTAAGATACACTACCCGcccagcaccacacagcagacagacagcttgcTAGTGAACATAGCATAGCACTTAGCTGCTAAGGAGTTGATGGAGTCCAACCCAGAGCTAAAATGTCGGACTTACGTTCATCAGAAGGAAACAACAACACCTCCATATGAATGCTAAAGTCTTTCTGTGGATGTGAACACAGGGCACTGTTTGCTGACCTATTCTAAATCAAGATAAATAGTAAAATCAATCAATGTAGGTTTAAACGTTAAACCTGCAGACTAGAATAAAAAGCAGTAATTCACAGTATAAAACACCCCTAAGGATTTAGTAGCTGCTACAACTCTGTTGTGACGCCAGAAGAGCTCAGCTGCTCTGACCTGCATTCGGCTGACGGGAGGATGGCAGATGCTGACAGCTGTTATCTGACCCACAACACAACTTCACTGCTTAACACTGGACCTCTTTTATTCTAACTGTGTTTGTGCGCATGTATCCATAGGTGGGCGAGCTCTTGCTGTGGCCTGTGTCATTCTTCAGGCCACGTGGAGAGTTAACTCAATATTCTCAAACAACAACGCATGCTATCCTGCAGCTTCTTATTATCCCAGAGGCGGATCACAGAATGAGCTCTGGCACACTGAAGAGAGCATTTTCAGATACCTTCTGACCTCTTGTAACTTCCATTCATTCCTGAGAACAAGCCATATGTTAAGTGATGGGTCAACTGCAATACCACAGACAGATACAAACCACCCAGACATCCCATCAGCCTGAAAACGTCATTCATTCTCACTGGCTTGCCATCTGGTGACAGTCACATGAACAAGAGCTGACAGTAACATCATGACGGCCTAACACAGTTACAAGACAGATGTTTTGATTGGTTTACAGACTAAAAATACACCACTTGTGAAAATAGGATGGGGGCTGTCTGTTCATGTTGATCTGAATCTGAAGAGAATGGAAAGCTGAAAGGGAAAATGgtcacagagaggaaacaggacaAATAGGATCCTGATTTCTAAGACAGGAAATATTTCTTCAAATCTTCTCCATAGTCTCAGTTTGTCAGGATTCCATATAAACTTCGCATAGTGTAGAGAGGTACATTTTTTGCTTTCTGAACACGTAAAAAGCCTACAAAGTCTACATAATCCTCTAGTTTACACTTTGGGTGTGTTGACCTTGCTGATGGCGATATTTTTTCAGGatgctgtgtttggtttttggACAAACTACTTCAGCTGTGTTTACTTGCC encodes:
- the LOC139223960 gene encoding vang-like protein 1, encoding MEDFGMQSPTVMEAGDEVVEVLEVYKTVEEIQEVIVTTIEEDSNTNSPPVASSGPGRKTSQDDNWGETTTAVTGTSEHSLSQEDIVRITKDLEDSVGLDCRRYFTLTLAVIMGLLVFLTPLAFLVLPHLLWPEKLQSCGTACEGLFISVAFKLLILLLAVWALFFRPPRAGLPRVIVFRALLAVLVLLFVVSYWLFYGVRILDSQDENYQGIVQYAVSLVDALLFIHYLAIVLLELRQLQPCFSVCVTRSTDGEMKHYNLGQLSIQRAALAILEHYYCDFPVHNPALLSASKSRAAKHLAGLKVYNVDGEFPAAPAEGPGNNAAAGLAHSQSRAMIAAAARRRDTSHNELYYEEAEHERRVRKRRARLVVAVEEAFTHIKRMQEEEQKKAPGDVMDPREAAQAIFPSMARALQKYLRTTKQQHCHSMESIQQHLAFCITNNMTPKAFLESYLTPGPTLQYSRDHWLARQWTLISEASVTSGLKDGTVFLLKCVDFSLVVTSKKIPYIQMTEEYIDPKSHKFVLRLQSETSV